The Flavobacterium marginilacus genome window below encodes:
- a CDS encoding aminotransferase class I/II-fold pyridoxal phosphate-dependent enzyme: MVKDLFERIQNNKGPLGKWASQAEGYFVFPKLEGELGPRMKFQGKDILNWSLNDYLGLANHPEVRQADTDAAIAFGAAAPMGARMMSGHTKYHEQLEQELAAFTMKESAYLLNFGYQGMVSIIDALVTRNDVIVYDVDAHACIIDGVRLHSGKRFTYKHNDVESMEKNLARATKLAETTGGGILFITEGVFGMRGQQGKLKEIVAMKEKYNFRLLVDDAHGFGTLGKTGAGAGEEQGCQDGIDVYFSTFAKSMANIGAFVSADKDVIDYLKYNLRSQMFAKALPMIQTIGSLKRLELLRQSSEIKDKLWVNVNALQNGLKQRGFNIGDTNTCITPVYLEGSIPEAMVMVNDLRENYGIFLSIVVYPVIPKGIILLRMIPTASHTLQDIDETLSAFEAIREKLTNGTYKEIASKTTVDMEA; this comes from the coding sequence ATGGTAAAAGATTTATTTGAAAGAATTCAAAACAACAAAGGTCCGCTGGGAAAATGGGCTTCACAGGCTGAAGGTTATTTTGTTTTCCCTAAATTAGAAGGAGAATTAGGACCAAGAATGAAGTTTCAGGGGAAAGATATTTTGAACTGGAGTTTAAACGACTATTTGGGTCTTGCGAATCACCCAGAAGTGCGTCAGGCTGATACTGATGCAGCAATTGCATTTGGAGCAGCAGCTCCAATGGGAGCGCGTATGATGAGCGGTCACACTAAATATCATGAGCAGTTAGAACAGGAATTGGCTGCTTTTACAATGAAAGAGTCAGCTTATTTATTGAATTTCGGTTACCAGGGAATGGTTTCTATCATCGATGCTTTGGTTACCAGAAACGACGTGATTGTATATGATGTTGACGCTCACGCCTGTATTATCGACGGTGTTCGTTTACACAGCGGAAAACGTTTTACCTACAAGCACAACGATGTCGAAAGCATGGAAAAAAACCTGGCACGTGCTACAAAACTTGCCGAAACAACAGGCGGAGGGATTTTATTCATTACCGAAGGTGTTTTTGGAATGCGCGGACAGCAGGGAAAACTGAAAGAAATTGTAGCAATGAAAGAAAAATACAATTTCCGTTTACTAGTTGACGATGCACACGGTTTTGGAACACTTGGAAAAACAGGTGCCGGAGCAGGTGAAGAGCAAGGATGTCAGGACGGAATCGATGTTTATTTCTCGACTTTTGCCAAATCTATGGCGAATATCGGAGCTTTCGTTTCTGCTGACAAAGACGTTATCGATTATTTAAAATACAACCTGCGTTCACAGATGTTTGCCAAAGCGTTACCAATGATCCAGACTATCGGTTCGTTGAAACGTTTGGAATTACTGCGCCAGTCTTCGGAAATCAAAGACAAACTTTGGGTAAACGTAAACGCACTGCAAAACGGTTTGAAACAAAGAGGATTCAACATTGGTGACACCAACACCTGCATCACTCCTGTTTACTTGGAAGGAAGTATCCCGGAAGCAATGGTTATGGTAAACGATTTGAGAGAGAACTACGGTATTTTCCTATCGATCGTGGTGTATCCAGTAATCCCAAAAGGAATCATTTTATTGCGTATGATTCCGACAGCTTCTCACACTCTACAAGACATTGACGAGACTTTGTCTGCTTTCGAAGCTATCCGTGAGAAATTAACAAACGGTACTTACAAAGAAATCGCAAGCAAAACTACTGTTGATATGGAAGCTTAA
- a CDS encoding IS4 family transposase: protein MSANCCFSAQDKTVLCIQDTSEINLYNHKNRVKKDEFIGLTNAAAKGGIGFLLHPSFVIDAYSFVPYGFSDVKIWNRPLEKLTKKERNYNLLPIEEKESYKWIESSQKSKEVLEKSKKVIIIQDREGDIYEQFAMIPDQKTELLVRARANRTLLNKVKLFSFIANEPLKGKYTIELEGDKRRNINKREATLEVRFSEVTIQKNDLVSKNAPKSLDLYIIEAKEIGDNIDNPICWRLLTTIKVLDLDTALKCIEWYTCRWIIEEVFRILKKEGFNIEASELGSAKSIRKLSLMMMETIVKLFLMQIAYSIPEEEIEARSCFSDQELECLEYQMIKLEGKTEKLKNPHIQKDLKRYVWVIARLGGWKGYASGRKPGITTFSIGIQKFASIMEGWQLFLDVSTR from the coding sequence ATGTCAGCAAACTGCTGTTTTTCAGCTCAAGACAAAACAGTTTTATGTATACAGGACACAAGTGAGATCAATTTATATAATCATAAAAACAGAGTTAAAAAAGACGAATTTATAGGATTGACTAATGCTGCAGCAAAAGGAGGAATTGGATTTTTACTGCATCCTAGTTTCGTTATAGATGCTTATAGTTTTGTTCCGTATGGCTTTTCAGATGTAAAAATATGGAACAGGCCTTTAGAGAAACTTACAAAAAAGGAAAGGAATTATAATTTGCTTCCAATTGAAGAAAAGGAATCTTATAAATGGATAGAATCTTCCCAAAAATCCAAGGAAGTTTTAGAGAAATCAAAAAAAGTCATCATCATTCAGGATCGAGAAGGTGATATTTATGAGCAATTTGCAATGATTCCAGATCAAAAGACGGAATTATTGGTAAGAGCAAGAGCAAACAGAACGCTACTAAACAAGGTTAAATTGTTTAGTTTTATAGCCAATGAACCTCTTAAAGGGAAATATACGATAGAATTAGAAGGTGATAAAAGAAGAAATATAAACAAACGGGAAGCTACCTTAGAAGTTAGATTTTCTGAAGTAACTATCCAAAAAAATGATTTAGTTTCAAAGAATGCACCCAAAAGCCTTGATTTATATATCATCGAAGCAAAAGAAATTGGCGATAACATTGATAATCCAATATGCTGGAGATTACTAACAACCATTAAAGTCTTAGACCTAGACACAGCCTTAAAATGTATCGAATGGTATACTTGTAGATGGATTATAGAAGAGGTTTTTAGAATTCTAAAAAAGGAAGGATTTAATATAGAAGCAAGCGAATTAGGTTCTGCAAAATCTATTCGAAAATTGTCTTTAATGATGATGGAGACAATTGTCAAACTATTTTTAATGCAAATAGCATATAGTATTCCAGAGGAAGAAATAGAAGCGAGAAGTTGTTTTTCAGATCAAGAACTTGAATGTTTAGAATATCAAATGATAAAATTAGAAGGAAAAACAGAAAAATTAAAAAATCCTCATATCCAAAAGGATTTAAAAAGATATGTTTGGGTTATTGCAAGGCTTGGTGGATGGAAAGGATATGCAAGTGGGAGAAAACCAGGAATAACCACTTTCTCTATCGGAATACAGAAATTTGCTTCAATAATGGAGGGATGGCAATTGTTTTTAGATGTGTCCACACGGTAG
- a CDS encoding alpha/beta hydrolase, with product MKRFILSALLLFTITIITAQKTEYTTVTSIPYYSEAVSKTDSYIKERCVLDIYYPKNVKGFTTVIWFHGGGLTSGSKELPEGLKDKGFCVVSVNYRLSPKVKTQKCIEDTAAAIAWTFKNIASYGGDSSLILVSGHSAGAFLTLMVGLDKKWLKTYDIDANSIAGLIPLSAQTISHFEIRKERGIPETQPIIDEFAPLYHVRADAPPLLLITGDRDKEMLGRYEENAYMARMMKIAGHTQTALYELQGYGHNMTEPAFPLVVQEIKRITALKKK from the coding sequence ATGAAAAGATTTATTCTTTCAGCATTACTGTTATTCACAATAACAATAATCACCGCCCAAAAAACAGAATACACTACTGTTACCAGTATTCCCTATTACAGTGAAGCTGTTTCCAAAACAGATTCATATATAAAAGAGCGCTGTGTACTCGATATCTATTACCCAAAAAATGTCAAAGGATTTACCACCGTGATTTGGTTTCATGGCGGCGGTTTAACTTCAGGCAGTAAAGAACTTCCGGAAGGATTAAAAGACAAAGGATTTTGTGTAGTTTCTGTAAACTATCGATTATCGCCAAAAGTAAAAACACAAAAATGTATTGAGGATACCGCAGCTGCCATAGCCTGGACATTCAAAAACATAGCGTCTTATGGCGGTGACAGTTCCTTAATTCTGGTTTCAGGACACTCGGCCGGTGCCTTTTTGACGTTGATGGTGGGGCTGGACAAAAAATGGCTGAAGACTTATGACATAGACGCCAATTCCATAGCAGGATTGATTCCGCTGAGTGCTCAGACTATCAGTCATTTTGAAATTCGAAAAGAAAGAGGCATTCCTGAAACACAGCCCATAATCGATGAATTCGCTCCCTTATATCACGTTCGTGCCGATGCTCCGCCTTTATTACTAATCACAGGTGACAGAGATAAGGAAATGCTGGGCCGCTACGAAGAAAACGCCTATATGGCACGAATGATGAAAATTGCCGGACATACGCAAACCGCTTTATACGAGTTACAAGGCTACGGCCACAATATGACGGAACCGGCTTTCCCATTAGTTGTACAGGAAATCAAAAGAATTACAGCATTAAAAAAGAAATAA
- a CDS encoding RBBP9/YdeN family alpha/beta hydrolase, which yields MTPHLLIIPGLGDSDEKHWQSYWLQKFNNSTKVIQDNWDEPQLSEWLARLNETIKKINEPTILVAHSLAVSLIMHWAAQNSSPNIIGAMLVAPADVDSPAHTPDFLRHFSPIPTQTVSFPTLVIGTENDTYMSLERTKELAAHWGSDFINIGQLGHINSDSNLEYWEEGQNYLQQLIKKIT from the coding sequence ATGACCCCACACTTATTAATCATTCCAGGACTCGGTGATTCGGACGAAAAACACTGGCAGAGTTATTGGTTACAAAAATTCAACAATTCAACCAAAGTCATTCAGGACAATTGGGACGAACCGCAGCTCAGCGAATGGCTCGCAAGACTTAACGAAACTATTAAAAAAATAAATGAACCAACAATTTTAGTTGCACACAGCCTTGCCGTTTCCTTAATAATGCATTGGGCAGCCCAAAACAGCAGTCCAAATATCATAGGTGCTATGCTCGTTGCCCCCGCCGACGTGGATTCTCCTGCACACACACCAGATTTTCTGAGACACTTCTCTCCTATTCCAACGCAGACCGTGTCTTTTCCTACGCTGGTTATTGGAACCGAAAACGATACTTACATGTCACTAGAAAGAACCAAAGAATTAGCAGCTCATTGGGGAAGTGATTTCATAAATATCGGTCAGCTGGGACACATCAACTCCGATTCCAATCTCGAATATTGGGAAGAAGGCCAGAATTATTTACAGCAGTTAATCAAAAAAATCACTTAA
- a CDS encoding sulfurtransferase: protein MTNPIVSAAWLQEHLNDTDLIILEARLEQNQSNLENQNPNLQIKGARLFDIKNNFSNTSNPLPNTFPSEEQFTAESQKLGISSDSTIVVYDTLGIYSSPRAWWMFKAMGHSKVFVLDGGLPEWIKEGFPTEKQNQINYPKGNFTAKFQPELIKNKEQILENISTKEAVLMDARSADRFHATHEEPRAGLRSGHIPGSISVPFTELQQNGKFKSNEELKEILKLDSQPLYFTCGSGITACIVLLACELISDNPKAVYDGSWTEWGISDLPIEK from the coding sequence ATGACTAACCCTATAGTTTCCGCAGCTTGGCTTCAAGAACATTTAAACGATACTGATCTAATTATACTTGAAGCAAGATTAGAACAGAATCAATCAAATTTAGAAAACCAAAATCCCAATCTACAGATAAAGGGCGCTCGTTTATTTGATATCAAAAATAATTTCAGCAACACCAGTAATCCCCTGCCAAATACTTTCCCTTCGGAAGAGCAATTCACTGCTGAAAGCCAAAAATTAGGCATCAGCTCCGACAGCACAATTGTAGTTTATGACACTTTAGGAATTTATTCCAGTCCCAGAGCCTGGTGGATGTTCAAAGCGATGGGACATTCAAAAGTTTTTGTTTTGGATGGCGGACTTCCAGAATGGATTAAAGAAGGGTTTCCAACCGAAAAACAAAATCAGATAAATTATCCGAAAGGGAATTTTACCGCCAAATTCCAGCCAGAATTAATCAAAAACAAAGAACAGATACTGGAAAACATCTCCACTAAAGAAGCCGTTCTCATGGACGCAAGATCAGCTGACCGATTTCACGCCACTCACGAAGAACCGAGAGCCGGATTGAGAAGCGGACATATTCCCGGTTCCATCAGCGTTCCGTTCACCGAACTGCAGCAAAACGGAAAATTCAAATCAAATGAAGAATTGAAGGAAATCCTAAAACTGGACAGCCAGCCATTATATTTTACCTGCGGTTCCGGAATTACCGCCTGCATTGTTTTGCTAGCCTGCGAATTGATTTCGGACAATCCAAAAGCCGTTTACGATGGTTCCTGGACTGAATGGGGCATCAGTGATCTTCCTATCGAGAAATAA